In Leptospira ellinghausenii, the genomic stretch AGCTGGCTCAGGACTTTTAGCACGTTATCTTGGGGAAGCTGGACAAAAAAGTTTATTCCAAGCAGCGGTTGCAGTATCTCCTGCGTATGACATTGAAAAAGCATTCCACCGTGTCCACCCTGTGTATAGCAAGATCATGGGCCAAAGAATGATTAACTACTTTCTGAAACGCCATTACAACATTTTTGCAAATAATCCTGGGACTGACGATTTATTGAATGTTAAAACACTTGGAGAATTTCAGGATAAACTCCATTCCATTTCTGGTTTTAAAGATAAAGACTCCTATTATCAAAATTCAAATCCTATACTTGTTGCAGATCAAATCAAAACTCCCCTCTTAGTTTTAAATGCTGCAGATGACCCTATATGCGTAAATTTGAATGTTTTAGAAAACTTACATTGGCTCGAAAACCTCAATAATACGATACATGTGCACACTAAAAGAGGTAGCCATATAGCATTTTATGAAGGGTTATCTGCCAAATCATGGTCGAATCAGTTGATTGGTGAATATTTTTTGTCAGTATTTAATTGGATCTCTACAAAAAAATCTGATTAATAAAAACCGATTTTATACTGACTTCTTATCAATCACGTTCTAATACAAAAAAGAAAGGTTGTTTCATTCCTTTATAATCCATACATCCAAACAAAGTCTTTTCATTTACCTTTCGAAAAACGTCATGGATCGGAAGATTATCGTAGATCATTGCAGATGAAACTTTTCCTCTAAATTCAATTTCTCTTACACGAGCTTTGGAATGTTTCGTTTGGAACAAAAATCGAACTAATAGAAAAAGGTAACGTAATGGCCATAGTTTTGTAGATGGAATGAGTGTCGCTAACCTGACAGGCATTAATGAAGGATTTACTTTAAACAATGTTTTTCCAAAAGATTTAAAAACCAAAGGATGAACATTTTCAGAATCAACAAATTCCTTTCCATACCAATTAAATGTCTCTAAGGCTCCATCCATAGTATGCCCTGTATGAAATCCTGATCCATGCCAACGCCCCATCATTTCTTTCAGTGGAACTACATCCAATGCATCATAGAGTGCAAATGAATCTTCAACAGAGTTGTTCTTTTTAGCACGCATCTCGTGAAATCTTGTTTCAAGCTTTTTGTCTTTCATATATAAATAACTTATACCTGTTTTTGCAATCCTCCATTTTTAGGAAATATATATCCAAAGAAGATCCGATTTTTTAGAATCTTAAAGAAGAACAGATTGTATTTGTTTTCTTTGTTTCTGAATGTTTTTTTGACCTTGTTTCCTTTTCTTGAAACAGAATTGGATTGGAGAAAGTCAAAGGACTTCCTTTAATTTATGATAATAACCATAAGGAAAAATTCATTGTGGCAATAGCAATGCGAAATAATGTTCTAGTCTTTTCATTCGAAAAACCATATAGAAGCAGTCTTTGATGAGTTTGCAAAATCGTATTAAAAAAAGAGGAAACTCAAGAAACCGAGCAATGGAAGTTATACAATCAATTTATCAAAATACCCATCCGATTCGAAAAATCGTTTGGAACGAAAGTTTGTTTTTCCGATGACATGACTTGTCATTTTTCCATAACAGGGTATAATCATCTTATGAATGTTGCAGATTCTGAAATTAAATCCTTACTCCAATCTTATCCAACAATCACAGTGTATGGTTTAAGCCAGGATCCTTTAAAACCTAGTCATTATGTCCCTGTTTTCATTCGTGAAAAAGGTTGGAATGTCATTGGAACCTATCCCAAAGAACATACAATTGGAGGATTTCAAATCTACAAAAGTTTAAAAGACATCCCAAAAGAAAATCGGACGTTCATCGATGTATTTAGAAGTTCTGAAAACATTCCTGAGGTAGTTGATGAAATTCTAACATTAGGTGGAACGGAAGTCTTATGGTTACAATTGGGAATATCTCATCCAGAAGCTGAAAAACGAGCCGAAAACGCAGGGATCAAAGTTGTTTCCAACCGTTGCCTCATCATAGAATACAAAAAATATTTTTAAATCCCTCCTCTGTCCCTCAAATCCACGAAAAACGAATGTTATCACGTCCTAAACGATTCACACTCCCGGATATCTCTTCGCATATATGTTTGAAATTTCTTCTCACTCTCATTCAAGTTTGGCAAAATAGAACCTTCATAAACAATACCGGTAAATTCTTTTTATTTGTGATTTATTCTCATTTTGAATCCAACTGAAAAGTCGACCAAAATCGATCGATCTACATTGAAAAATCGACAACGTTTCTCAAAAATAAACTTTCTCCTGATTAGAATCATCTTCGATGTGATACCAAATTTGATCGGCTTGGTGATTTGAGTCTGATTTTAACCAGCCCGCAATACTACCATTTGGTAATTCTCCACCAAATTGCTGATACAGTCAATCTGATGAGAACTATTCTCATTTACAGCTGAAAAATGAAAGGGAATCCGAACGATGCAAAATCACTATCCATAGATCGAAAGATTTGCTTGGCTAAAAAAATTTGTAACCGAATCAATTTGTGAAAACTTCTGAACGTTAAAAAGTTGGTATTTCGAAGGAATTCTTAGATCTAAGAAGAGCTGAATTGTTATGAAACTTCACCAAAAAAAACAGTTTTGGATTTTTGATATGGATGGCACGTTAACCACTGCCCAACATGATTTTTTAGCAATCAAACAAGAACTTGGTATCCCAACAGATGTTGACATATTGACATCCCTCTCTATGCTTCCACCTAACATAAAAAAGCAAAAACAGATAGAATTAGATAAAATTGAATATAAAATTGCAAAATTGGCAAAAGCATCACATGGTTGTTTTGAATTTTTACAAACAGTTCACTCACAAACAAAAACATTAGGCATATTAACGCGTAATAGTTTTGTAAATTCTTTAGAAACATTAAATGCAGCAGGGATTTCAAATTTTTTCAGTGAACAGAATATAATTTGCAGAGACCGTGCACTTCCAAAACCAAATCCTGACGGAATTTTGTATCTGTTGCAACAATGGAATGCAAAACCAGAAGAAACGATTATGATCGGTGATTATGTATTTGATTTAGAAGCTGGCAAAAGAGCAAATGTTGAAACTATCTACATTGATCCAACGGGATTGTTCCCTTTCCAAAAGGAAGCAAATTACAAAGTGACGAAATTAGAAGAAATCTTGTATCTATAAGCAAAATTAGATTTTTAATGGGTTCATATTTTTGATTGGAAATCTAATTTCGAAAGTTAAACCTTTAAGAGTTCCAATCAAAATAGTTCCTTGTAATTGTTTTACTAAATTCCTGACTAACATCAAACCTATCCCTTTTTCCTCCGATTCAACATTCATTCCTATCCCATTATCTCGAATGACCAAAACAAATTCCTCTTCTAATTTTCCTAAACTCACCTCTATAATTCCTTTATTTTCTATCGTAAAAGCATGACGAAAACAATTGGAAACCAATTCATTTAAGATCAATCCAATCGGTATTGCACGGTCTAGATCCATTTCTAATCCTTCTTCCACTAGCTCTCGCAATTCTATATCTACATTTTCTTTCAAATAAGTAATTTTTAAGTTACTTAGGATTAGAGAAAATATTTGATTCAAATTCACATAAAGTAAATTTGGTGAACCATAAATAATCTTATGAACTGATGCAATAGCTTGAATTCGGTTTTGTATCAAGTTGAGTGATGATGTCAATTTTTCATCTTTTTCAGATTCAATTTGTAAGGCCATAAGCCCAGATATGATTTGTAAGTTATTATTCACTCTATGGTGTATTTCTGTTAGTAGTTTTGACTTTAATTCTAGGTCTGATTTAATTTGGTGTTCATGAGCCACTCTCGTTTTTTGTTCTTTTTTGATGGAACTGATATACAGAAAAATCAAAAGAATCATTGCATACAAATCTTTAAAAAAACCTTCATACTCATCAAAATAATCAATCAACAAACCATGTTCAAAAATATTGGAAATGTTTACATAACAAGGAATCAAAGCAAGTAATATCAAAAACGACCCTTCCCCTCGGAAGGAAGGTCTTTTGATGAAATGTCTTAGAGTTAATACAAATGCCGCCAAACAAAAGAATAGCGATAAAACATTTAACAAAACGATTAGATTCATATCAATGTCGCTTAACCAATATTTCTCGTTTTAAGCTTACGAAAAAACAAACGGATGATAAAAAATAAAATGAATGCTCTAAAATATTAAAAAAATCGTGAAAATAATATCCTTCGAGAACTGTAAAAACATTACTGAACCATATCAAAAGAAATGCTGTGATTAAAAAATTATATTTTGGAATCAGTTGAAGGAACAATAGTCTTGAAATAATTAAGATACCAATGCTATCGAAAATCAGATTTAGAACTTCACTTAGTTGATACATTGGATTTACCCTAAGAAATTAATTTCCTTAGATGGGTAAATTTACCAGAAAATCAAAAAAAGGTAAAGTGAATAATTACAAAAATCGGAACATAATTTTATCTAGTATATGTCCGAAGGATTCATTTTTGCAAGCCGTATAACATCGGATAAAAATTTTCGATGGCTGACGATTGATTTCTGTTTCAATTCGCGTGAAGGATTAAAGATTCCTCTTTTGCGAAA encodes the following:
- a CDS encoding sensor histidine kinase; translation: MNLIVLLNVLSLFFCLAAFVLTLRHFIKRPSFRGEGSFLILLALIPCYVNISNIFEHGLLIDYFDEYEGFFKDLYAMILLIFLYISSIKKEQKTRVAHEHQIKSDLELKSKLLTEIHHRVNNNLQIISGLMALQIESEKDEKLTSSLNLIQNRIQAIASVHKIIYGSPNLLYVNLNQIFSLILSNLKITYLKENVDIELRELVEEGLEMDLDRAIPIGLILNELVSNCFRHAFTIENKGIIEVSLGKLEEEFVLVIRDNGIGMNVESEEKGIGLMLVRNLVKQLQGTILIGTLKGLTFEIRFPIKNMNPLKI
- a CDS encoding DUF4334 domain-containing protein, which produces MKDKKLETRFHEMRAKKNNSVEDSFALYDALDVVPLKEMMGRWHGSGFHTGHTMDGALETFNWYGKEFVDSENVHPLVFKSFGKTLFKVNPSLMPVRLATLIPSTKLWPLRYLFLLVRFLFQTKHSKARVREIEFRGKVSSAMIYDNLPIHDVFRKVNEKTLFGCMDYKGMKQPFFFVLERD
- a CDS encoding HAD family hydrolase produces the protein MKLHQKKQFWIFDMDGTLTTAQHDFLAIKQELGIPTDVDILTSLSMLPPNIKKQKQIELDKIEYKIAKLAKASHGCFEFLQTVHSQTKTLGILTRNSFVNSLETLNAAGISNFFSEQNIICRDRALPKPNPDGILYLLQQWNAKPEETIMIGDYVFDLEAGKRANVETIYIDPTGLFPFQKEANYKVTKLEEILYL
- a CDS encoding CoA-binding protein, translating into MNVADSEIKSLLQSYPTITVYGLSQDPLKPSHYVPVFIREKGWNVIGTYPKEHTIGGFQIYKSLKDIPKENRTFIDVFRSSENIPEVVDEILTLGGTEVLWLQLGISHPEAEKRAENAGIKVVSNRCLIIEYKKYF